One Blastocatellia bacterium DNA segment encodes these proteins:
- a CDS encoding TetR/AcrR family transcriptional regulator, with amino-acid sequence MVASAKSAKAMSAELRRLSAEDRRRQIVQAAIELFARKGFNGTTTKEIARAAGVSEALIFRHFPTKQDLYSAIIDHKMKECRRSFQEELREAMAHRDDRAFFTRLAEEILQTHREDPSFIRLMLFSALEGHELSRMVYETYVTEMFEELVAYIARRVRERAFRAVDPRVAARAFVGMIAHHALARALFDPSERLLNLDDTAAARAFATIFLDGIARRARRDRSSSRRDHDQ; translated from the coding sequence ATGGTCGCAAGCGCGAAATCGGCGAAGGCGATGAGCGCTGAGCTCCGACGGCTCTCGGCCGAGGATCGCCGCCGCCAGATCGTCCAGGCGGCCATCGAGCTTTTCGCCCGCAAGGGCTTCAACGGAACGACGACTAAGGAGATCGCAAGGGCGGCCGGCGTCAGCGAAGCGCTCATCTTCCGCCACTTCCCAACCAAGCAGGATCTCTACTCGGCCATCATTGACCACAAGATGAAGGAATGCCGACGCTCTTTTCAGGAAGAGCTGCGCGAGGCGATGGCGCATCGAGACGATCGGGCATTCTTCACCCGTTTGGCCGAGGAGATCTTGCAGACGCACCGAGAAGATCCGAGCTTCATTCGCCTGATGCTCTTCAGCGCCCTCGAAGGGCATGAATTGAGCCGCATGGTCTACGAGACGTACGTCACGGAGATGTTCGAAGAGTTGGTCGCGTACATCGCGCGTCGAGTCCGCGAGCGCGCTTTTCGCGCTGTGGACCCGCGCGTGGCCGCGCGCGCTTTCGTGGGGATGATCGCCCATCATGCCTTGGCGCGAGCGCTGTTTGATCCGAGCGAACGTTTGCTGAACCTCGACGATACGGCCGCCGCGCGCGCCTTCGCCACCATCTTCCTCGACGGAATCGCTCGGCGAGCGCGTCGAGACCGTTCGTCTTCTCGGAGGGATCACGATCAATGA
- the cofC gene encoding 2-phospho-L-lactate guanylyltransferase — MIWAVVPVKDFQTAKQRLHAVLAPGERRALARAMLEDVLGALVRVHELDRLVLVTREPHAVALARRFGAFVLSESSNRGQTAAVERALAEAHRQGASAVLALPSDVPLIAPADVEAILRAGERADVVLVPSRDGRGTNAMWLRLPTKLPLRFGEDSFHFHYHKAHEAALCTVVLDLPRVALDVDAPEDLGELARQYETTPELAVRSATAVLFEERQWLARFR; from the coding sequence TTGATTTGGGCCGTCGTTCCGGTCAAAGACTTCCAGACGGCGAAGCAGCGATTGCACGCTGTGCTCGCTCCGGGCGAACGTCGCGCGCTCGCGCGCGCCATGCTCGAAGACGTGCTCGGAGCGCTCGTTCGGGTCCACGAACTCGATCGTCTCGTCCTCGTCACCCGTGAGCCGCACGCCGTAGCGCTGGCGCGACGATTCGGTGCCTTTGTGCTTTCAGAGTCCTCGAATCGCGGTCAGACGGCGGCTGTCGAGCGCGCGCTCGCGGAAGCGCATCGGCAGGGAGCGAGCGCTGTTCTCGCGCTGCCGAGCGATGTGCCACTGATCGCGCCAGCTGACGTCGAGGCGATTCTGCGCGCGGGCGAGCGAGCGGACGTCGTGCTCGTGCCCTCGCGCGATGGTCGAGGGACGAATGCGATGTGGCTCCGCTTGCCCACCAAGCTCCCGCTTCGCTTTGGCGAGGACAGCTTTCACTTCCACTATCACAAAGCCCATGAGGCCGCGCTGTGTACGGTTGTCCTCGATCTCCCTCGCGTCGCTTTGGATGTAGATGCGCCGGAGGACCTCGGCGAGCTTGCGCGGCAATATGAGACTACTCCAGAATTGGCCGTTCGCTCGGCGACGGCTGTGCTTTTCGAGGAGCGGCAATGGCTCGCGCGATTCAGGTGA
- a CDS encoding efflux RND transporter periplasmic adaptor subunit produces MTRRWKILGLCFLMIASSACRGRDEQGSSSPALADQAVEVEVATVAERTFDRQIEIVGTLAADEEVVVSTEVEGQIVEMRVDLGSVVRRGDVLARLESRDFELRLAEAEAALQQVRARLGLTPDRDRIDPEETAIVRQARAAYEDARLRFQRIRQLHGRGIVSQQELDQADAALRIAEARYEAAVEEVRSLLAQLDQWRARVAAARRDLERTVIRAPISGAVAARHVSLGEFLRRNDRVVTLVKIDPLRLRADVPERYAGKIALGRRLAFVVDAVPEKTFQGMIVRISPSARSETRSLTIEAEVRNPDGELRPGYFARAQLVIEPGAKAIVIPSRAVISSVGLTKVFVLDGDRARERSIKTGARVNTDVEVLEGLRSNERVIVSNLDRLGDGTRVRVARSR; encoded by the coding sequence ATGACCCGACGATGGAAAATCCTCGGACTGTGCTTTCTGATGATCGCGAGTTCGGCCTGCCGCGGCCGCGACGAACAAGGCTCATCGTCCCCGGCATTGGCGGATCAGGCTGTGGAGGTGGAGGTCGCGACGGTCGCTGAGCGAACGTTCGATCGCCAGATCGAGATCGTCGGGACGCTCGCCGCCGATGAGGAGGTCGTCGTCTCCACGGAAGTGGAAGGCCAAATCGTCGAGATGCGCGTGGACCTAGGCAGCGTCGTGCGTCGGGGGGATGTCCTGGCTCGGCTGGAGAGCCGCGATTTCGAACTGCGCCTGGCCGAAGCCGAAGCCGCGTTGCAGCAGGTGCGCGCTCGTTTGGGATTGACGCCGGATCGCGATCGGATTGATCCGGAAGAGACGGCAATCGTCCGGCAAGCGCGTGCCGCTTACGAAGATGCCCGCTTGCGCTTCCAACGGATCCGTCAACTCCATGGTCGCGGCATCGTCTCGCAGCAAGAATTGGATCAAGCCGACGCCGCCCTTCGTATCGCTGAGGCGCGATATGAAGCCGCTGTGGAGGAAGTGCGCAGCTTGCTCGCCCAACTGGACCAATGGCGCGCTCGCGTGGCGGCCGCCCGGCGCGATCTGGAGAGGACGGTAATCCGCGCCCCCATCTCTGGAGCAGTCGCCGCGCGTCATGTCTCCCTCGGGGAGTTCCTGCGCCGCAACGATCGCGTGGTGACACTGGTGAAGATTGACCCTCTCCGTTTGCGCGCCGATGTTCCCGAACGCTACGCGGGGAAAATCGCCCTCGGCCGTCGCCTCGCCTTTGTCGTGGATGCCGTTCCCGAGAAGACCTTTCAAGGCATGATCGTGCGCATCAGCCCATCGGCGCGCAGCGAGACGCGCTCGCTCACCATCGAGGCCGAAGTCCGAAATCCGGATGGCGAATTGCGGCCGGGATATTTCGCCCGTGCTCAACTCGTCATCGAACCCGGAGCGAAAGCGATCGTGATCCCCTCTCGCGCAGTCATCTCCTCGGTGGGGCTGACGAAGGTCTTCGTGCTGGACGGCGATCGCGCTCGTGAGCGGTCCATCAAAACGGGCGCTCGAGTGAACACCGACGTCGAAGTCCTTGAAGGCCTGCGATCGAACGAGCGCGTGATCGTCTCCAACTTGGATCGGCTGGGCGATGGGACGCGCGTGCGCGTGGCGCGCTCCCGATGA
- the cofD gene encoding 2-phospho-L-lactate transferase, with translation MIAVLAGGTGAAKFVRGLLEVILPETLALIGNTGDDVELWGLHISPDLDTLMYGLAGMLDEERGWGIRGDTFACLAAIGRFGEPTWFRLGDRDLATHLVRTKWLRQGYSLTEVTAALCARLGVRARLLPMTNDPVRTYIHTPSGVLAFQEFFVRERWMPEVVAVEYRGSERARPAPGVLEAIGEAQGILIAPSNPITSVGPILSIPGIREALARRRERVLAVSPIIGTEAVSGPAGKLMRACGYDVSPLGVARFYAGIIGRILIDEQDAHCREAIEQMGVRAFTAPLRMSDRAAAVRLAREALACLHSEA, from the coding sequence GTGATCGCGGTCCTCGCGGGAGGAACCGGTGCCGCGAAATTCGTGCGTGGATTGCTCGAAGTCATCCTGCCGGAAACGCTCGCGCTCATCGGCAATACGGGGGATGACGTCGAGCTGTGGGGGCTACACATCTCGCCGGATTTGGATACGCTCATGTACGGGCTGGCCGGCATGTTGGATGAGGAGCGGGGATGGGGGATTCGAGGAGATACGTTCGCGTGTTTGGCAGCCATTGGTCGCTTCGGCGAGCCCACATGGTTTCGGCTCGGAGATCGGGATTTGGCCACGCACCTTGTGCGGACGAAATGGTTGCGGCAGGGATATTCGCTCACGGAGGTGACGGCCGCATTGTGCGCGCGGCTGGGCGTGCGCGCGCGCCTTCTTCCGATGACGAATGATCCCGTCCGAACGTACATTCACACTCCGTCGGGCGTGCTCGCCTTTCAAGAGTTCTTCGTGCGCGAGCGATGGATGCCGGAGGTCGTGGCGGTGGAATATCGCGGGAGCGAGCGGGCGCGTCCGGCGCCGGGCGTGCTCGAGGCGATCGGCGAGGCACAAGGAATCCTCATCGCGCCGAGCAATCCCATCACGAGCGTTGGGCCCATCCTCTCGATTCCCGGCATTCGAGAGGCGCTCGCCCGCAGGCGCGAGCGCGTGCTCGCCGTCAGTCCGATCATCGGGACCGAAGCTGTGAGCGGCCCTGCCGGGAAACTCATGCGGGCGTGTGGATATGACGTCTCCCCGCTGGGCGTGGCGCGCTTTTACGCCGGAATTATCGGCCGGATCCTCATTGACGAGCAGGATGCGCACTGTCGGGAAGCCATCGAGCAGATGGGCGTTCGCGCGTTCACGGCCCCGCTGCGTATGAGCGATCGCGCTGCCGCGGTGCGGCTTGCGCGGGAGGCTCTAGCCTGCCTACACTCTGAAGCTTGA